One segment of Sinorhizobium sp. BG8 DNA contains the following:
- a CDS encoding SDR family oxidoreductase, which yields MDLGIKGKRALVLASSRGLGRGIAVALAREGADVLLCGRDAETLAANCAAINAEGGGRANFIQADLFSSEFHETVVSATRERFGGLDILVNNSGGPIPGTTEEMTAEKLQTYFNAMVLSLIGLANAFLPGMKEQRWGRILTVASSGVIEPIPGIALSNTLRPALAGWSKTLASEVASDGITSNLLLPGSILTDRLTSLDEAAARNSGKPVEEIRARSEKAIPAGRYGTVEEFAAVAAFLCSERASYVTGSLIRCDGGAARSV from the coding sequence ATGGATCTCGGCATCAAGGGAAAGCGCGCACTCGTCCTCGCCTCCTCGCGGGGCCTCGGCCGAGGCATCGCAGTGGCACTGGCACGTGAGGGGGCCGACGTTCTCCTGTGCGGACGCGACGCGGAGACGCTTGCCGCCAATTGCGCAGCGATCAACGCGGAGGGCGGCGGCCGGGCCAACTTCATCCAGGCAGATCTGTTTTCTTCCGAGTTCCACGAGACCGTCGTCTCGGCCACGAGAGAACGCTTCGGCGGCCTCGACATCCTCGTCAACAATTCGGGCGGCCCGATCCCGGGCACGACCGAGGAAATGACCGCCGAGAAGCTGCAGACCTACTTCAATGCCATGGTGCTCAGCCTCATCGGCCTTGCCAACGCGTTCCTGCCGGGCATGAAGGAGCAGCGTTGGGGCCGTATCCTGACGGTTGCCTCGTCCGGCGTCATCGAGCCCATCCCCGGAATTGCGCTGTCGAACACGCTTCGTCCGGCGCTCGCCGGATGGTCGAAGACGCTTGCGAGCGAGGTCGCTTCCGACGGCATCACCTCCAACCTGCTCCTGCCCGGGAGCATCCTCACGGACAGGCTGACGAGCCTTGACGAAGCCGCAGCAAGAAATTCGGGCAAGCCGGTCGAAGAGATCCGCGCGCGGTCCGAAAAGGCCATTCCGGCAGGCAGGTACGGCACCGTCGAGGAGTTTGCCGCGGTCGCCGCCTTCCTCTGCAGCGAGCGGGCGAGCTACGTGACGGGCAGCCTCATCCGTTGCGACGGGGGAGCGGCACGGTCGGTCTAG
- a CDS encoding FAD-binding oxidoreductase has translation MNKIGTTVVLIGAEALSRRHPGEHPDNFGAGAMALPETAEGAAAVISWCADAGVPVVPQGGRTGLVGGSVSKPGEIILSSERLTQIELIDPVARIAVVQSGVTLQRLQEAAAPYGLAPGIDLAARGSATIGGMVSTNAGGILAFRNGVMRHQVLGIEAVLPDGRIFSDLTRVVKASAGPDMKQLLVGAEGAYGFVTRVVVKLETLSTARATALLAVPNAVAALTVVGHLQGVAAVTLEGAELMWRQYFLDSARVHDFDMQWLEGEIESILLVEISGESVERATAELERALEAVWEEAGLTGGIVAQSLDQARKFWSLREESEFIYRLHPNAPSFDVSIPPGAVDGYVATLRQRLASVGSGLDAYVYGHIADGNLHLSVIGDGADAAGNRAAVEDAVYTGITDLGGSFSAEHGVGTEKRDAYHLHGNPERRAVAQAIKAALDPKMIFNPGKVPF, from the coding sequence TTGAACAAAATCGGCACTACAGTTGTCCTTATCGGAGCCGAGGCGCTGTCGAGACGGCACCCGGGCGAGCACCCGGACAATTTCGGCGCGGGCGCAATGGCTCTGCCGGAAACGGCCGAGGGGGCGGCGGCCGTCATTTCCTGGTGCGCCGACGCAGGAGTGCCGGTTGTTCCGCAAGGGGGACGGACAGGCCTTGTCGGCGGTTCGGTCAGCAAGCCGGGCGAGATCATCCTTTCAAGCGAGAGACTGACACAGATCGAACTGATCGATCCCGTCGCCCGGATCGCCGTCGTTCAATCCGGCGTGACACTGCAGCGCCTCCAAGAGGCGGCCGCGCCTTACGGGCTGGCGCCCGGAATCGACCTTGCCGCGCGTGGCAGCGCGACGATCGGTGGCATGGTCTCGACCAATGCCGGCGGCATCCTCGCCTTTCGCAACGGCGTCATGCGCCATCAGGTGCTCGGCATCGAGGCGGTGCTTCCGGACGGGCGCATCTTCAGTGACCTGACGCGCGTGGTGAAGGCCAGCGCCGGCCCTGATATGAAGCAGCTGTTGGTTGGCGCGGAAGGTGCCTACGGCTTCGTGACCCGGGTCGTGGTGAAACTGGAAACGCTCAGCACGGCACGCGCAACCGCGCTTCTCGCCGTTCCGAACGCGGTCGCGGCGCTCACCGTTGTCGGGCATCTGCAAGGTGTCGCCGCGGTGACACTCGAGGGGGCGGAACTGATGTGGCGCCAGTATTTCCTCGACAGTGCCAGAGTTCACGACTTCGACATGCAATGGCTGGAGGGTGAAATTGAGAGCATCCTCCTCGTCGAAATTTCCGGCGAATCGGTCGAACGGGCGACCGCCGAGCTGGAACGCGCATTGGAGGCGGTCTGGGAGGAAGCGGGCCTTACGGGCGGCATCGTTGCCCAGTCCCTCGACCAGGCACGCAAGTTCTGGTCGCTGCGCGAAGAATCGGAATTCATCTACCGCCTGCATCCGAACGCCCCGTCCTTCGACGTTTCCATTCCGCCTGGAGCGGTGGACGGCTATGTCGCGACCCTGCGTCAGCGACTGGCGAGCGTCGGAAGTGGCCTCGACGCCTATGTCTACGGGCATATCGCCGACGGTAATCTCCACCTGTCGGTGATCGGGGATGGCGCCGATGCGGCCGGGAACAGAGCTGCCGTGGAAGACGCAGTCTACACGGGGATCACGGATCTCGGCGGCAGCTTTTCGGCCGAACACGGCGTGGGGACGGAAAAGCGCGACGCCTACCATCTGCACGGCAATCCGGAGCGGCGCGCCGTCGCCCAGGCCATCAAGGCCGCGCTCGATCCGAAGATGATATTCAATCCGGGCAAGGTCCCGTTCTGA
- a CDS encoding L,D-transpeptidase, translating into MSISRRGLLLGASALLAGCATNGPDHRANYASLPDEKHPLPAMPLDRIKPELRRQEVAFETGEKPGTIVVDTPARRLYYVLGDGRAMRYGIGVGRDGYALSGNAYIGRKAEWPSWTPTPNMIRRDPQKNLKYAGGVEGGPNNPLGARAIYLYQGGNDTMFRIHGTNQPQSIGLAMSSGCVRMLNHDVIDLYEKATVGGRVVIVQAA; encoded by the coding sequence ATGTCGATTTCCCGCCGTGGCCTGCTTCTGGGTGCGTCCGCGCTGCTCGCAGGCTGTGCAACGAACGGTCCTGACCACCGTGCGAACTACGCTTCGCTTCCCGACGAGAAGCATCCGCTTCCCGCGATGCCGCTCGACAGGATCAAGCCGGAGTTGAGGCGGCAGGAAGTGGCCTTTGAGACCGGCGAGAAACCGGGAACGATCGTCGTCGATACGCCCGCAAGACGCCTGTACTACGTCCTCGGTGATGGCCGGGCGATGCGCTACGGCATCGGCGTCGGCCGGGATGGCTACGCGCTCAGCGGAAATGCCTACATCGGCCGCAAGGCGGAATGGCCCAGCTGGACGCCGACGCCCAACATGATCCGCCGCGATCCTCAGAAGAACCTCAAATATGCGGGCGGCGTCGAGGGCGGCCCCAACAACCCGCTCGGCGCAAGGGCGATCTATCTCTACCAGGGCGGCAATGACACGATGTTCCGCATCCACGGCACCAACCAGCCGCAGTCGATCGGTCTCGCCATGTCCAGCGGTTGCGTGCGAATGCTCAACCACGATGTCATCGATCTCTACGAAAAAGCCACCGTCGGCGGCCGCGTCGTCATCGTCCAGGCCGCCTGA
- a CDS encoding ABC transporter substrate-binding protein, giving the protein MKNLLASTCLAFGLFAMAGAASAAECGDVTIASMNWQSAEVLASLDKFILNEGYGCNAEIIVGDTVPTITSMIEKGEPDVAPEGWVDLLPDVVNRGLEEGKIVGAAVALSDGGVQGWWIPKYIVDAHPDIKTIDDALKHPELFPDPEDSSKGAVHNGPQGWGGTVVTSQLFKAYGGEAAGFNLIDTGSAAGLDGSIAKAYERKEGWVGYYWAPTALLGKYEMVKLDHGVAADPAEWKRCNTVADCADPKKNDWPKDRVNTLVTKGFADRAGAPVMDYLNKRTWTNDTVNKLMAWMTDNQASGEDGAKHFLQENPDLWTPWVSQEAADKIKAAL; this is encoded by the coding sequence ATGAAAAACCTACTCGCAAGCACCTGTCTCGCCTTCGGGCTTTTTGCCATGGCAGGCGCAGCCTCCGCGGCGGAATGCGGCGACGTCACAATTGCAAGCATGAACTGGCAGAGCGCCGAAGTGCTTGCGAGCCTGGACAAGTTCATCCTCAACGAAGGCTACGGCTGCAACGCCGAAATCATCGTGGGCGACACGGTGCCGACCATTACCTCCATGATCGAGAAGGGCGAGCCGGATGTTGCGCCTGAAGGCTGGGTGGATCTGTTGCCGGATGTCGTCAATCGTGGCCTGGAGGAAGGCAAGATCGTTGGCGCGGCAGTCGCGCTCTCCGACGGCGGTGTCCAGGGATGGTGGATCCCGAAGTACATTGTCGACGCTCATCCGGACATCAAGACGATCGATGACGCGCTCAAGCATCCTGAACTGTTCCCCGATCCGGAAGACAGCAGCAAGGGCGCCGTCCACAACGGTCCGCAGGGTTGGGGCGGCACGGTCGTCACCTCGCAGCTCTTCAAGGCCTATGGCGGCGAAGCCGCCGGCTTCAACTTGATCGACACCGGATCTGCGGCCGGCCTCGACGGCTCGATCGCCAAGGCCTACGAGCGCAAGGAAGGCTGGGTCGGCTACTACTGGGCTCCGACCGCTCTTCTCGGCAAATATGAGATGGTCAAGCTCGACCACGGCGTTGCGGCTGACCCTGCCGAATGGAAGCGCTGCAACACCGTTGCCGATTGCGCCGACCCGAAGAAGAACGACTGGCCGAAGGACAGGGTCAACACGCTGGTCACAAAGGGCTTTGCGGACCGTGCCGGTGCACCCGTCATGGACTACCTCAACAAGCGCACCTGGACCAACGACACGGTCAACAAGCTCATGGCCTGGATGACCGACAACCAGGCGAGCGGCGAGGACGGTGCCAAGCATTTCCTCCAGGAAAATCCGGACCTGTGGACCCCCTGGGTCTCTCAGGAGGCCGCCGACAAGATCAAGGCTGCGCTCTGA
- a CDS encoding proline/glycine betaine ABC transporter permease produces the protein MDWLTKFPHMNDDSLRTLKKAIDEGFRAFTRAYGDGIESFFEPLQYFLIFSERLMTRTPWPIVLLAVALIAWFASRNWKIVVGCVATLLVIGYFDMWDDTMKTISMILVCTVLSIAIGIPIGIIMSRSDRFQNMVNPVLDVMQTMPSFVYLIPVVMLLGIGKVPGLIAVVIYAIPPMIRLTNLGIRLVDKDVLEAADAFGSSNWQKLKNVQMPLALPTIMAGINQTIMMALAMVVIASMIGVQGLGQPVLKAIANQYFTLGIFNGLAIVGIAIIFDRVSQAYGKRLQRHREVVHG, from the coding sequence ATGGACTGGTTGACCAAGTTTCCGCACATGAACGACGACTCGCTCAGGACGCTCAAGAAGGCGATTGACGAGGGGTTCCGGGCGTTTACCCGAGCCTATGGCGACGGCATCGAATCATTTTTCGAGCCACTGCAGTATTTTCTCATTTTTTCCGAGCGTCTGATGACGCGTACGCCCTGGCCGATCGTTCTCCTCGCGGTCGCCCTTATCGCCTGGTTTGCGAGCCGCAACTGGAAGATCGTGGTGGGTTGCGTCGCAACGCTGCTGGTCATCGGTTACTTCGACATGTGGGACGACACGATGAAGACGATCTCGATGATCCTCGTCTGTACCGTCCTGTCGATCGCGATCGGCATTCCGATCGGCATAATAATGTCTCGCTCCGACCGGTTTCAGAACATGGTCAATCCTGTGCTGGACGTCATGCAGACCATGCCGAGCTTCGTGTACCTCATTCCCGTGGTCATGCTGCTGGGCATCGGCAAGGTGCCGGGACTGATTGCGGTGGTCATCTATGCCATCCCGCCGATGATCCGCCTCACCAATCTGGGCATCCGGCTCGTCGACAAGGATGTTCTCGAGGCAGCCGACGCCTTCGGTTCCTCCAACTGGCAGAAGCTGAAGAACGTGCAGATGCCGCTTGCACTGCCGACGATCATGGCCGGCATCAACCAGACCATCATGATGGCGCTGGCCATGGTGGTGATCGCCTCCATGATCGGCGTCCAGGGACTGGGGCAGCCGGTGCTCAAGGCGATCGCCAACCAGTACTTCACGCTTGGGATCTTCAACGGCCTGGCGATTGTCGGCATCGCGATCATCTTCGATCGCGTGAGCCAGGCCTACGGCAAGCGCCTGCAGCGCCACCGTGAGGTCGTGCACGGCTAG
- a CDS encoding DoxX family protein, with protein sequence MPSLIDSITGSRWFGYLARTILTSMFWASGLSKLIDFNAGVVEMAHFGLQPAPFFNVAVALTQIAGSALVIANRWTWLGAGMLSVFTALTIPIAHNFWTMEEPFRTLEFYVVAEHITVIGAMMVVAWKSASPLAGRANTDPSLIQQQIA encoded by the coding sequence ATGCCTTCGCTTATCGATTCAATCACCGGATCCCGCTGGTTCGGCTATCTGGCGCGGACGATACTCACCTCGATGTTCTGGGCCAGCGGCCTGTCCAAGCTGATCGATTTCAACGCAGGGGTCGTGGAAATGGCCCATTTCGGGCTGCAGCCGGCACCGTTCTTCAACGTCGCGGTCGCCCTCACGCAGATCGCAGGCTCGGCCCTCGTCATAGCCAACCGATGGACCTGGCTCGGCGCCGGCATGCTTTCGGTGTTCACGGCGCTGACGATACCGATCGCTCATAACTTCTGGACGATGGAGGAGCCGTTCCGGACGCTCGAATTCTATGTCGTGGCGGAACACATCACCGTCATAGGCGCCATGATGGTGGTTGCCTGGAAATCGGCTTCCCCGCTTGCAGGGCGAGCGAATACCGATCCCTCCCTGATCCAGCAGCAGATCGCATGA
- a CDS encoding MFS transporter has protein sequence MSDLPISDRAVPSSAQPTVSPLTVTLIILALAVGSFGIGTGEFAIMGLLPDVARSFDVTSAQAGYVISAYALGVVVGAPILAVIGARFRRRDLLLGLMLVFALGNLASAIAPTFESFILMRFLTGLPHGAYFGVAALVAASMVPMNKRTQAVGRVMLGLTVATLIGTPLAAFLGQVFEWQLMFAAVGATGMLTVILIAAFLPRDKQASGVNALTELGALKRKQVWLTLGIAATGFCGMFSVFTYISPIVTDVAKLPISMVPVVMALFGSGMIVGNIFGAKLADLSLMRTIGWALFAYLLVLVLLSLTAHIPAMLCLCCFLIGCSFVVGPALQTRLMDVAGNAQTLAAALNHSAFNVANALGALLGGIAITAGYGYASVGFVGAIMAFCGMGVFFLSLALERNDRRTDTGMTCPAE, from the coding sequence GTGTCCGACCTACCCATCTCCGATCGCGCTGTGCCCTCCTCCGCGCAGCCAACGGTCTCCCCGCTCACCGTAACGCTCATCATCCTGGCGCTCGCCGTCGGCAGCTTCGGCATAGGAACCGGCGAGTTCGCCATCATGGGTCTTCTGCCGGACGTCGCCAGGAGCTTCGACGTCACAAGCGCCCAGGCAGGGTACGTCATCAGCGCCTATGCTCTCGGCGTCGTCGTCGGCGCTCCGATTCTGGCGGTGATCGGCGCCCGATTCCGCCGGCGCGACCTGTTGCTCGGACTTATGCTGGTGTTTGCGCTCGGCAACCTCGCGAGTGCCATTGCCCCCACCTTCGAGAGCTTCATCCTGATGCGGTTCCTCACCGGCCTGCCGCACGGCGCCTATTTCGGCGTAGCGGCCCTCGTCGCCGCCTCGATGGTTCCGATGAACAAGCGCACCCAGGCCGTCGGCCGCGTGATGCTGGGCCTTACCGTCGCCACCTTGATCGGCACGCCGCTCGCCGCCTTCCTCGGCCAGGTGTTCGAATGGCAGCTGATGTTCGCGGCCGTCGGCGCCACCGGCATGCTCACCGTCATCCTGATCGCGGCGTTCCTGCCTCGCGACAAGCAAGCCAGCGGCGTGAATGCGCTGACCGAGCTCGGGGCGCTCAAGCGTAAGCAGGTGTGGCTGACGCTCGGGATCGCGGCCACGGGCTTCTGCGGAATGTTCTCGGTGTTCACCTATATCTCGCCGATCGTCACTGATGTCGCGAAGCTGCCGATTTCCATGGTACCGGTGGTGATGGCGCTCTTCGGCTCCGGCATGATCGTCGGCAACATCTTCGGCGCCAAGCTGGCGGACCTATCGCTTATGCGCACCATCGGCTGGGCGCTCTTCGCCTACCTTCTCGTGCTGGTGCTGCTCTCCCTGACGGCGCATATCCCGGCCATGTTGTGCCTCTGCTGCTTCCTCATCGGCTGCAGCTTCGTCGTCGGACCGGCGCTGCAGACGCGACTGATGGATGTGGCAGGCAATGCCCAGACGCTCGCCGCGGCCCTAAACCACTCGGCCTTCAACGTGGCGAACGCGCTTGGCGCGCTGCTCGGCGGTATCGCGATCACCGCGGGCTACGGCTATGCCTCCGTCGGCTTCGTCGGCGCGATCATGGCCTTCTGCGGAATGGGCGTCTTCTTCCTGTCGCTTGCGCTGGAGCGCAACGATCGCCGCACCGACACCGGGATGACCTGTCCGGCAGAGTAA
- a CDS encoding diacylglycerol kinase family protein, protein MRIQAIFNKDGGTFRTTDMDLYVRKAEEIFANAGHHLDCDIVEGSDIEMALKRCAGRSDLDAMLAGGGDGTISAAAGIAWKSGMPLGVVPAGTMNLFARSLKVPLDIWQAIHALADGDVAAADIGSADGRAFVHQFSAGLHARMVRLRNAMTFNSRVGKMMANARAAVGVVFDPPEFDVEFDVDGVKSHRSVSAINVSNNRFGDYGLLYADDVTGGHLGFYTTQPLKPAGVARLAFDIMRGKLRENADVTEMTGSAVDLHFPRVDRAINCVIDGELLPMGRDVALRLHPGELKVIVPKVAGDADKEQVAA, encoded by the coding sequence ATGAGAATACAGGCAATATTCAACAAGGATGGCGGTACGTTCCGTACGACCGACATGGATCTGTACGTCCGCAAGGCGGAGGAAATCTTCGCCAATGCCGGCCATCACCTGGATTGTGATATCGTCGAGGGCTCCGATATCGAGATGGCTTTGAAGCGCTGTGCGGGTCGTAGCGATCTCGATGCGATGCTCGCCGGGGGAGGCGATGGAACGATCTCGGCGGCCGCTGGCATCGCCTGGAAGAGCGGCATGCCGCTCGGCGTGGTGCCGGCGGGCACCATGAATCTCTTTGCCAGGTCGCTCAAGGTTCCGCTCGACATATGGCAGGCAATTCACGCACTCGCGGATGGCGATGTCGCCGCTGCGGATATCGGCAGCGCGGACGGCCGTGCTTTCGTGCACCAGTTCTCCGCCGGCCTCCACGCCCGGATGGTGCGCCTTCGTAATGCGATGACGTTCAATTCCCGCGTCGGAAAGATGATGGCGAATGCCCGCGCGGCTGTGGGCGTTGTCTTCGATCCCCCGGAATTCGATGTGGAATTCGATGTCGACGGCGTGAAATCGCACCGCTCCGTTTCGGCGATCAACGTCTCGAACAATCGCTTCGGCGACTACGGGCTGCTCTATGCCGACGACGTGACGGGCGGCCACCTCGGCTTCTATACGACGCAGCCGCTGAAGCCGGCTGGCGTTGCGCGTCTGGCCTTTGACATCATGCGGGGCAAGCTTCGTGAAAATGCCGACGTGACCGAAATGACCGGCAGCGCCGTCGACCTGCATTTCCCGCGGGTCGACCGGGCGATCAATTGCGTCATCGACGGCGAGCTGCTGCCGATGGGCCGCGATGTCGCGCTGCGTCTGCATCCGGGCGAACTCAAGGTGATCGTCCCGAAGGTGGCCGGAGACGCCGACAAGGAGCAGGTCGCGGCCTGA
- a CDS encoding glutamine synthetase family protein, whose product MTQQKTAATSSPDLPPRIEILLVGMNGDLRGKQIPLEGEKKIWDGSVRLPSSTQSLDIWGDDNDDITGLSLSVGDPDGACIPDSRSLVPMPWAPAGSKQVLATMHEFDGTPSFMDPRAILAALLKRFEDRGLTPVVATELEFYVIQDDWRETGKPRPPERLMYRDEPNGFQLYDMSAVDALDGYLQTVRAWARAQDLPADATTAEFGPGQFEINLLHRPDALAAADDCIYLKRIAEQAAKLHGLKSTCMAKPYANQAGSGLHVHASIIDRDGRNILDAKGGDPVKLKSVCAGMLDTMRDAQLVFAPFANSYRRFQPGSFAPIDLTWGFGHRGTAIRIPDKDGPAARVEHRVAGADVNPYLLLTAILGGILRGLDENLDPGPVTEPGKDAPDARRLTHDFLTAVEDFSASPFIADVFGPRYQKLYGDTKRKEAITYLRTVSDFDYQTYLPRI is encoded by the coding sequence ATGACCCAGCAAAAGACGGCAGCAACAAGCTCGCCCGACCTCCCCCCGAGGATCGAGATCCTTCTCGTCGGCATGAACGGCGACCTTCGCGGCAAGCAGATCCCACTCGAGGGCGAAAAGAAGATCTGGGACGGTTCGGTGCGGCTGCCCTCATCGACCCAGTCGCTCGATATCTGGGGCGACGACAACGACGACATCACCGGGCTCTCGCTGAGTGTCGGCGATCCGGACGGCGCATGTATCCCGGACAGTCGTTCGCTGGTACCCATGCCCTGGGCGCCGGCGGGTTCGAAGCAAGTGCTGGCGACGATGCACGAATTCGACGGAACGCCGAGCTTCATGGATCCACGCGCGATCCTTGCCGCGCTGCTGAAGCGGTTCGAGGACCGGGGCCTTACCCCGGTCGTCGCGACGGAACTCGAATTCTATGTGATCCAGGATGACTGGCGCGAAACGGGCAAGCCACGCCCGCCGGAAAGGCTGATGTACCGCGACGAGCCAAACGGCTTCCAGCTCTACGACATGAGCGCGGTGGACGCGCTCGACGGCTACTTGCAGACCGTTCGCGCCTGGGCCCGCGCCCAGGATCTGCCCGCCGACGCGACCACGGCGGAGTTCGGCCCCGGCCAGTTCGAAATCAACCTTCTCCACCGGCCCGATGCGCTGGCTGCTGCCGACGACTGCATCTACCTCAAGCGCATTGCCGAGCAGGCCGCGAAGCTTCACGGATTGAAGTCCACCTGCATGGCCAAGCCCTACGCCAACCAGGCGGGATCCGGGCTTCACGTGCACGCAAGCATCATCGATCGCGACGGCAGGAACATTCTCGACGCCAAGGGCGGTGATCCGGTGAAGCTGAAGTCGGTCTGCGCCGGCATGCTCGACACGATGCGCGATGCGCAGCTGGTCTTCGCACCCTTCGCGAACTCCTACCGCCGTTTCCAGCCGGGATCATTCGCTCCGATCGACCTGACCTGGGGGTTCGGCCACCGCGGCACCGCTATCCGCATCCCCGACAAGGACGGCCCGGCTGCCCGTGTCGAGCACAGAGTTGCCGGCGCGGACGTCAATCCGTACCTGCTGCTGACGGCTATTCTGGGAGGCATACTGCGCGGGCTCGACGAGAACCTGGACCCGGGTCCCGTCACAGAACCCGGCAAGGACGCGCCCGACGCACGGCGGCTGACCCACGACTTCCTCACCGCGGTGGAGGATTTTTCCGCCTCGCCGTTCATCGCCGATGTCTTCGGGCCGCGCTACCAGAAGCTCTACGGAGACACGAAGCGGAAAGAGGCGATCACCTATCTGCGAACGGTGTCGGACTTCGACTACCAGACGTACCTGCCGCGAATCTGA
- a CDS encoding aspartate aminotransferase family protein, protein MDTQSNAALSNLGALDAAHHLHPFSDMKKLNAVGTRIIERAEGSYIFDNHGKRYLDGFAGLWCVNIGYGRKEIADAVYRQMNELPYYNTFFGTTTPPAVLLAQKITSHAGAKMNRVFFTGSGSEANDTWFRMARVYWAALGKPTKKTIIARKNGYHGSTVAGASLGGMKWMHEQGDLPIPGVVHIGQPFWYGEGGDLSPAEFGLKVARELEEKIDELGEDNVAAFVAEPIQGAGGVIVPPETYWPEIARICKARNILLVSDEVICGFGRTGHWFGYQHFGVEPDLAPIAKGLSSGYLPIGGVMVSDRVGDVLVNEVGDFNHGFTYSGHPVCAAAALENLRIIEDEKLVERVHDDIGPYLAAGLKSLEDHPIVGDTQCVGLMGAVQLAEDKATRLRFEDKEKAGVMVRNHCLENGLVLRATGDRMLFSPPLIITRAEVDQMVETTRKGLDHALKELKG, encoded by the coding sequence ATGGATACCCAGTCAAACGCCGCCCTGTCCAATCTCGGTGCGCTCGACGCCGCCCATCATCTTCATCCGTTCTCGGACATGAAGAAACTGAATGCTGTCGGCACCCGCATTATCGAGCGGGCGGAAGGCTCGTACATCTTCGATAATCATGGCAAGCGCTATCTCGACGGGTTCGCGGGGCTCTGGTGCGTGAACATCGGCTACGGGCGCAAGGAGATTGCCGATGCCGTCTATCGGCAGATGAACGAACTGCCTTACTACAACACCTTTTTCGGCACCACGACGCCGCCGGCCGTCCTGCTTGCCCAGAAGATCACCTCGCATGCCGGGGCGAAGATGAACCGCGTCTTCTTCACGGGATCCGGATCCGAGGCGAACGATACGTGGTTCCGCATGGCCCGGGTCTACTGGGCGGCACTCGGCAAGCCGACCAAGAAGACGATCATTGCCCGGAAAAACGGATATCACGGCTCGACCGTTGCCGGCGCCTCGCTCGGCGGCATGAAATGGATGCACGAGCAGGGCGACCTGCCGATCCCCGGCGTCGTCCATATCGGGCAGCCCTTCTGGTACGGCGAGGGCGGTGACCTTTCTCCCGCTGAATTCGGCCTGAAGGTTGCGCGCGAGCTCGAGGAGAAGATCGACGAACTCGGCGAAGACAATGTCGCGGCGTTTGTCGCCGAGCCGATCCAGGGGGCAGGCGGCGTGATCGTGCCGCCGGAAACCTACTGGCCGGAGATCGCGCGCATCTGCAAGGCACGCAACATTCTGCTCGTCAGCGACGAAGTCATCTGCGGTTTCGGGCGCACGGGTCACTGGTTTGGCTACCAGCACTTCGGCGTGGAACCGGACCTTGCGCCTATCGCCAAGGGCCTGTCGTCGGGCTATCTGCCGATCGGCGGGGTGATGGTCAGCGACCGCGTCGGCGATGTTCTCGTCAACGAGGTGGGCGACTTCAATCACGGCTTTACCTATTCCGGCCATCCGGTCTGCGCCGCGGCGGCGCTCGAGAACCTGCGTATCATCGAGGACGAGAAGCTTGTCGAACGCGTCCACGACGACATCGGCCCCTATCTGGCCGCGGGCCTGAAATCGCTGGAGGATCATCCGATCGTTGGTGATACCCAGTGCGTCGGTCTCATGGGCGCGGTCCAGCTCGCGGAAGACAAGGCGACGCGTCTCCGGTTCGAAGACAAGGAAAAGGCGGGCGTGATGGTGCGCAATCACTGCCTGGAGAACGGCCTCGTCCTGCGCGCGACCGGCGACCGCATGCTCTTTTCGCCGCCACTCATCATCACTCGCGCAGAGGTAGACCAGATGGTCGAGACGACCCGCAAGGGGCTCGATCATGCGTTGAAAGAGCTGAAGGGCTGA